The DNA region GACCGCGCGTGCCAGGCCGAAGTCGGCGAGCTTGGGCCTGCCGTCCTCGTCGATCAGCACGTTTTCGGGCTTGACGTCCCTGTGGACGAGCCCGAGGCGATGCGCCGCGGACAGGGCGTCCAGAATCGCGTCGATCATCGCGAGCGATTCGCCCACGGTGAGAGTCGATTCGTGGAGTAGTCGCGTGCGAAGGTTCTCGCCGTCGACGTATTCCATCGTGAGGTACGAAAGGTCGCCGTCGGTTCCTTGGTCGTAGACCCGCACCAGGCCTGGGTGCGTGAGCCTTGCCGCAGCCTTCGCTTCTCGCCTGAAGCGAGAGGCAAACTCACCTTGCTCGGAGTCCCGGCCAAAGGCGGCGTGCATGACCTTGACCGCGACGAGGCGCTCGAGACGCTTGTCGAGAGCCAGATACACCGTCGCCATGCCGCCCGCGGCGATGCGTTCGCGCACCTCGTAGCGGCCGTCGATGAGACGGCCCAACAGGGGGTCGGTCAGAGTTTCGGCCACGGTCTCATCATAGGTTCTCGAATGGGGGCATCGGGGAGGTCCGTGTGGTTTGTGGCCTACTTGAAACGCGCCATCAACGTGACGACCGACGCGACGTACTGCCTGGTATCGGGGTTGAGTCCGCGCTGGCGAACCGACAGTTCTCCCTGGTAGTAGCCCGCGATTGCAGTTTCAACGGGGGTGCCATTGCGCAGCAACTGCCTGAGGATGGCTACGCCCGCCGTAGCGTTGTCTTGCGCGATCAGCAGGTTCAAGGGCCTGCCAACAAGGCCCGATGCCCACTCGCCCGACGTGGGGATGACCTGCATGCACCCGAGCGCGTTGGCGGAGGACACGGCGCGTTGGTTGAAGCCGGACTCCTGGTACGCGATTGCCTGCGCGAGCGCGGGGTCGACGCCCATTGCATTGGCGGTGTCGATGACGAGTTGTTGCATCTGCACCCTGCTGGGTACGTCCATGGCGTTGAGGGTCGCCTTGTTGACGTTGGCGGCGGCGACCACGTCTGCCGGGTAGGTGTACCCGAGGAACGTGTCACCGACGAGCCCTGTGGGTACGCCGCCAGGAATCGTGAGGCTCTGGCCGGTGCGAATGATCGAGGGGTTCGTCATCGCATTTGCCGAGGCGATTGCCGACACCGAGGTGCCAAAGCGCGCGGCGATTCCCGACAGCGTGTCCCCCCTGACCACGATGTAGGTCGACGCTGGTGTTGGGGCGAGAGCCGAGGTCGAACCATTCGTCGACACGAGGGGTGCCGTCGCACCCGCAGGGATGGTGAGCGGCTGGTTGACCCGAATGAGCGAGGGGTTTGCCACACCATTGAGCTGTGCAAGCCCGGCCACCGACGTGCCGAGCTTTTGGGCGATTGACCAGAGAGTGTCGCCCAACTGCACCACGTACGTGGCCGCCATGGTGTTCGAGGGTGCAAGGGAAGCGGCGGCGCCCCCTGGGATCGCGAGGGCCTCGCCGATCCGAATCAACGTGGAATTTGCCATGCCGTTCGCCAGCTGAAGGGCAGCCACGGAGGTGTGAAACCTCGTGGCGATGGCCCATAGGGTGTCGCCCTTGGCGACGACATACGTTTTCGGTGCGGATGCGGCGACCGGCGTCGCCGAGCCGTCGGGGAGTGTGAGGTGCTGGCCGGCGTAGATCGTCGCCCGCGCGTCGAGGTTGTTGGACGCGACGATCGTGGACACGCTCACGCCATGCCCACGGGCGATCGCGGTGACCGTGTCGCCCGGCTGAACCACATAGTCCTGCGCGTATGCGGGCGCAGCGACGAGCGCAAGCGCCGCGGTCGCGGTCAGGGATGTGGAAACGGTGCGAAGGCCCGCAGTCTTGAGGTCCATGTGGAGTAGCCTCCGGCCGTGCAGTGACTGGTGATGCACAAGTGGTGCATGTGTCTAATGTGACAAGAGTGACTGTAGGGGATTTGCGCCGGGCGCACAAGACGTGCCCCAGGGTGGCTACCCTGGGGGCGTGACCGAATGGATGAGTGTTCCCGAATGTGCCGAGGCGCTCGGCGTGTCCCTGTCCCGCGTGCGTGAGCTGCTGAAGGACCGCAACCTCGTGGCGACGAGGAGGGGAGAGAACAACGCCGTCTATCTGCCGGCGGGGCAAATCATGGACGGCGAAGAGGCCCGATATGTCCTCGCTACAGTGCGTGGCACCGTCATGGTGCTCGCCGACCTGGGCTATTCGGACGACGATATTGTCACCTGGCTGGTGAGTCAGCACGAGGAGCTTGAGGGCAGCCCGCTCGATGCGTTGAGGGCCGGTCAGAGGGCCCACGTGAGGCGTTTGGCCCAGACGGCGCTGTAGGAACCGAGCGGCCCCGACGGGCTGCCGTGGCGGCCGCCACGACTGTCAGGAAGCCCGCGCGGCCATCGCCTCGAAGACCGCGACCAGTTGCGCGCGGTCATCGGGATCCATGGTGATCTCTTCGAGGCCGGACGTCGCCTCAGATGTGTGGCGCGAGATCTCGGCTTCTGCGGCGTCGATCGTGCCGGATCGCACCATGACGTCGACCGCAAGGGCAACGGACTTGGCGTCTCCGCCCAGTGCGTTCACGAGACGTTCGCGGTCTTGGGCGTCTGCCACCGAGAATGCGTGGCCGAGAAGGAGTGTCCGCTTGCCCTCTCTGAGGTCGTCTCCCGCAGGCTTCCCAGTCTCCGCCTCCGAGCCAATAACTCCCAGGACGTCGTCCCTCAATTGAAAGGCGACGCCTAGGGGGACGCCAACGGCCGCCCACGCGTCTACCTGTTCGGGAGTGCATCCTGCGAGCGCTGCGCCTATGGCGAGCGGACCGACCGTCGTGTAGGAAGCCGTCTTGGCGCGCATGACCGCGAGAATCGCCTCGCGTTCTTCTGCTAAGAGTTCGACGGGCTGCGCCGCGAGGCGTAGGTCGAGATACTGACCGGCCGTGCAGACGGTAGCCATGGTGGTGAAACGGTCTCCTACGGCAGCCGCGACCTTGGCTTCGACGCCCGCGAGCGCGCCGACGAGCTCACCCATACACGCCATCAGCGCAAGGTCTCCCGCAAGGATCGCGCCGCTCGTGCCAAAACGAGCGGAATCGCCGCGCCATCCGGATTCCAGGTGAAGGCCCTCGATGACGCGGTGGGTGGAGGGCAGCCCCCTGCGCATGTCCGA from Demequina lutea includes:
- a CDS encoding Rv2175c family DNA-binding protein, with amino-acid sequence MTEWMSVPECAEALGVSLSRVRELLKDRNLVATRRGENNAVYLPAGQIMDGEEARYVLATVRGTVMVLADLGYSDDDIVTWLVSQHEELEGSPLDALRAGQRAHVRRLAQTAL
- a CDS encoding polyprenyl synthetase family protein, whose amino-acid sequence is MQHTTPERVGSAVGEALKRLTQSVAPMAGLNLDLLEPLSVLASKGKRLRSTLLIMSHTAAGGVREDVALRIAAALELFQVAALIHDDVLDDSDMRRGLPSTHRVIEGLHLESGWRGDSARFGTSGAILAGDLALMACMGELVGALAGVEAKVAAAVGDRFTTMATVCTAGQYLDLRLAAQPVELLAEEREAILAVMRAKTASYTTVGPLAIGAALAGCTPEQVDAWAAVGVPLGVAFQLRDDVLGVIGSEAETGKPAGDDLREGKRTLLLGHAFSVADAQDRERLVNALGGDAKSVALAVDVMVRSGTIDAAEAEISRHTSEATSGLEEITMDPDDRAQLVAVFEAMAARAS
- a CDS encoding lytic transglycosylase domain-containing protein, whose protein sequence is MDLKTAGLRTVSTSLTATAALALVAAPAYAQDYVVQPGDTVTAIARGHGVSVSTIVASNNLDARATIYAGQHLTLPDGSATPVAASAPKTYVVAKGDTLWAIATRFHTSVAALQLANGMANSTLIRIGEALAIPGGAAASLAPSNTMAATYVVQLGDTLWSIAQKLGTSVAGLAQLNGVANPSLIRVNQPLTIPAGATAPLVSTNGSTSALAPTPASTYIVVRGDTLSGIAARFGTSVSAIASANAMTNPSIIRTGQSLTIPGGVPTGLVGDTFLGYTYPADVVAAANVNKATLNAMDVPSRVQMQQLVIDTANAMGVDPALAQAIAYQESGFNQRAVSSANALGCMQVIPTSGEWASGLVGRPLNLLIAQDNATAGVAILRQLLRNGTPVETAIAGYYQGELSVRQRGLNPDTRQYVASVVTLMARFK